One part of the Candida albicans SC5314 chromosome R, complete sequence genome encodes these proteins:
- the SSF1 gene encoding rRNA-binding ribosome biosynthesis protein (Protein involved in ribosome biogenesis; ortholog of S. cerevisiae Ssf1; Hap43-induced; rat catheter and Spider biofilm induced) — MAKRRTKKRTHKKISEEELASIPKSMVLHLGTSLKNHSLTQLVNDFRNVMQPHTAINLRERKSNKLKDFIVMCGPLHVSDIFIFNQTDAGNITLRIGKLPRGPNLQFKINNYSLCKDVRKILKHPKSISKDNSIFQSPPLLVLNGFGKISEMSQHEKLMVTIFQNMFPPIQPQQTKVSSIKRVLLISKNKVTNEIELRHYAINTKLVDENRNVKKLIQSHHNLKKKLPKLTNNQDVSDLLLNPYSIGGLTSDSEFEDDAVVEIQQETFVKKEPTKAITTTITATTEKEVESQSQPQPQPQPQQGKSKRAIKLTELGPRLNMSLIKIEEGLIGSSKTIYHSSIQKTEDEIKSLEKKHLLKQQLKLERRSKQQAAVKAKLDKKEAKKARRKAREEGREKDNDDNNNEEEEEEEDSADEEQVDDDDSDSDAVDINPEDYENDSDLYSDVDV, encoded by the coding sequence ATGGCTAAGAGAAGAACTAAGAAGAGAACTCATAAGAAAATcagtgaagaagaattagcATCGATTCCTAAATCAATGGTACTTCATTTAGGTacatcattgaaaaatcattCATTGACTCAATTAGTCAATGATTTTAGAAATGTCATGCAACCTCATACTGCTATAAATTTAAGAGAACGGAAAtccaataaattaaaagattttATCGTTATGTGTGGGCCATTACATGTATCtgatatttttattttcaatcaaaCAGATGCCGGTAATATTACATTAAGAATTGGGAAATTACCACGAGGACCAAATTtacaatttaaaattaataattattcattATGTAAAGATGTTAggaaaattttaaaacatCCAAAACTGATAAGTAaagataattcaatttttcaatcacCTCCattattggtattgaaTGGATTTGGGAAAATTCTGGAAATGTCACAAcatgaaaaattaatggtgacaatttttcaaaatatgtTCCCACCAATTCAACCTCAACAAACTAAagtttcatcaattaaacgAGTATTATTAATTAGTAAGAATAAAGTTactaatgaaattgaattaagaCATTATGCTATAAATACTAAATtagttgatgaaaatagaaatgttaaaaaattgattcaatctcatcataatttgaaaaaaaaattaccaaAATTAACTAATAATCAAGATGTTTcagatttattattaaatccTTATTCAATTGGTGGTTTGACTTCTGATAGtgaatttgaagatgatgcTGTAGTTGAAATACAACAAGAAACATTTGTTAAAAAAGAGCCAACCAAGGCGataaccaccaccatcaccgCCACCacagaaaaagaagtaGAATCTCAGtcacaaccacaaccacaaccacaaccacagCAAGGGAAAAGTAAACGAGCAATTAAATTGACAGAATTGGGACCAAGATTAAATATGTCATTAATAAAGATTGAAGAAGGTTTAATTGGTTCATCGAAAACCATATATCATTCATCGATTCAAAAAACTGAGgatgaaattaaatcattagaaaagaaacatttattaaaacaacaattaaaattggaaagaagaagtaaaCAACAAGCTGCTGTTAAAGCTAAATTAGATAAAAAAGAAGCTAAAAAGGCTAGAAGAAAAGCTAGAGAAGAAGGTAGAGAAAAAGATAAcgatgataataataatgaagaagaagaagaagaagaagattcGGCTGATGAAGAACAAGTAGATGATGACGATTCTGATTCTGATGCAGTTGATATTAATCCTGAAGattatgaaaatgataGTGATTTATATAGTGATGTTGATgtataa
- the RTA4 gene encoding Rta4p (Protein similar to S. cerevisiae Rsb1p, involved in fatty acid transport; transposon mutation affects filamentous growth; alkaline downregulated; caspofungin induced; possibly an essential gene; Hap43p-repressed), which yields MDLASITEWTPTTTPTSTTLSTIAATYVPALQSKLSNAIDTLTSKGSTIDIVDYISVSRIIRGAQASLSIISAQQVLATATNINTATATATDVQLQAQIQAQAQAIQIIWQATENLLDLAWEMNVYAIPKLNRVANILFLVIFAITFVMTCLMWIKSRYWWFNVSWTCGTALEFLGFLGRVLSFDDMTKFDYYLLQLITLTLSPVFLMAGIYFLFGQLVVIHGRQYSMLKPLHYSYIFITCDVVSLVVQAVGGGMTSIAAQRYENVDSGTYTMIAGIAFQVFSMSVFLTFWFVFCWNIYFRDISVNESKPSSYYQKKSLITFIKLLLNGDDANKYKLQVLDKHYNLGYQDLRGRPLYNYYAIAITSAVIAVYIRCVYRVVELAQGFRGYLITHEAYIMTLDAAMIAICCIIFMLFHPQFVMGSINVIGFRSIAKNQDQEMGDTSTEVKTNEMKSLV from the coding sequence atgGATCTTGCATCAATCACAGAATGGACTCCTACAACTACTCCAACTTCAACTACATTATCAACCATTGCTGCCACTTATGTTCCAGCTTTACAATCAAAACTCTCTAATGCCATCGACACATTAACATCCAAGGGATCAACCATTGATATAGTTGATTATATTAGTGTCTCACGAATAATCCGTGGTGCTCAGGcatcattatcaatcaTTTCTGCGCAACAAGTACTCGCTACTGCCACTAACATTAACACCGCCACCGCCACCGCCACTGATGTACAATTACAAGCGCAAATACAAGCGCAAGCGCAAGCAATACAAATCATTTGGCAAGCAACAGAAAATCTTCTAGATTTGGCATGGGAAATGAATGTTTATGCTATTCCAAAATTAAATCGTGTGGCTAATATCCTATTCTTAGTGATTTTCGCTATAACCTTTGTCATGACTTGTTTAATGTGGATTAAATCTCGATATTGGTGGTTTAATGTATCTTGGACTTGTGGTACTGCATTAGAATTTTTAGGGTTTTTAGGTCGGgtattatcatttgatgatatgacaaaatttgattattatttattacaaTTAATAACTCTTACATTATCACCAGTTTTCTTGATGGCAggaatttattttttatttggtcAATTGGTAGTTATTCATGGTCGACAATATTCAATGTTAAAACCATTACATTATTCGtatattttcattacttGTGATGTGGTTTCATTAGTAGTTCAAgctgttggtggtggtatgACTTCTATAGCGGCTCAACGGTATGAAAATGTTGATTCTGGAACTTATACTATGATTGCTGGCATTGCTTTCCAAGTGTTTTCCATGTCAGTGTTTTTAACATTTTGGTTTGTATTCTGTTGGAATATCTATTTCCGTGATATATCAGTCAATGAAAGCAAACCAAGTTCAtattatcaaaagaaatctttgattacatttattaaattattattgaatggGGATGATGCCAATAAGTATAAACTTCAAGTATTGGATAAACATTATAACCTTGGCTATCAAGATTTACGAGGTCGACCATTGTATAATTATTATGCTATAGCTATTACATCAGCTGTGATTGCAGTTTATATTCGTTGTGTTTATAGAGTGGTTGAATTGGCCCAAGGATTTAGAGGGTATTTAATCACTCATGAAGCATATATAATGACATTAGATGCAGCAATGATTGCTATTTGTTGTATAATTTTTATGCTTTTCCATCCACAATTTGTAATGGGATCAATTAATGTCATTGGATTTAGAAGTATTGCCAAGAATCAAGATCAAGAGATGGGAGATACATCTACTGAGGTAAAAActaatgaaatgaaatcgTTAGTgtaa
- the VMA22 gene encoding Vma22p (Ortholog(s) have unfolded protein binding activity and role in vacuolar acidification, vacuolar proton-transporting V-type ATPase complex assembly), whose protein sequence is MTTDKEIIDNKTIQLLELLDKYQQLTTLNRENFINGFFNLSRANFQNEKEKYGLEKYDFRCYKACKIIDINSDNGRFELIDRLLKNESSINDDEHDSPNEDKKKESSSTTMIRNRKDRKTGTIATHDKEIVKQSNDDEETFKDPIKQFGTIVPSELYKCQQNFNNGLNQLIEIINLQIQIKKLIQELS, encoded by the coding sequence ATGACAACAGATAAGgaaatcattgataataaaacaatacaaCTACTAGAATTATTAGACAAATATCAACAGTTAACAACATTAAATCgtgaaaatttcattaatggatttttcaatttaagTCGAGctaattttcaaaatgaaaaagaaaaatatggTTTAGAAAAATATGATTTCCGATGTTATAAAGCATGTAAAATAATAGATATAAATAGTGATAATGGtagatttgaattgattgatagattattgaagaatgaatcatcaattaatgatgaCGAGCATGATTCCCCAAATGAAGataagaagaaagaatcatcatcaacaacaatgataAGAAACCGAAAAGACAGGAAAACAGGAACAATCGCCACTCATGATAAAGAAATCGTGAAGCAAAgcaatgatgatgaagaaacaTTTAAAGATccaattaaacaatttggAACAATTGTACCATCAGAATTATATAAATGtcaacaaaattttaataatggattaaatcaattgattgaaattataaatttacaaattcaaatcaaaaaattgattcaagaattaagttaa
- a CDS encoding S-formylglutathione hydrolase (Putative esterase; possibly transcriptionally regulated by Tac1; induced by Mnl1 under weak acid stress; protein present in exponential and stationary growth phase yeast cultures; Spider biofilm repressed) produces the protein MSFKTNATIIQFGGILHKLSHDSALTKTPMDVNVFIPPINPTSTTKQKIPVLIYLSGLTCTPQNATEKSFFQYWASKYGFAIVFPDTSPRGAKIEGEDDSWDFGTGAGFYVDATQSPWNKNYQMYSYIHKELLDKLSEQFIELDFENNIGITGHSMGGMGALVGFLTQPKKYKSISAFAPISNPSIVQWGEKNFGNYLGNDDKQNWYKYDPTHLIKQYTTTNDYQPSILIHQGLNDNFYADQLKPENFVKAAKEANYKGEIDLRLVDGYDHSYFFISSFVEDHAKHHAKYLGLTTTTTTTKND, from the coding sequence ATGTCATTTAAAACAAATGCCACtatcattcaatttggGGGTATTTTACATAAATTATCTCATGATTCAGCATTAACCAAAACTCCAATGGATGTTAATGTATTCATACCACCAATTAATCCAacctccaccaccaaacaaaaaatccCAGTATTGATTTATCTTTCTGGATTAACCTGTACTCCACAAAACGCTACtgaaaaatcatttttccaatattgGGCCAGTAAATATGGTTTCGCCATTGTTTTCCCCGATACATCACCTCGAGGAGCTAAAATTGAAGGAGAAGATGATTCATGGGATTTTGGTACTGGTGCTGGGTTTTATGTTGATGCTACTCAATCGCCATGgaataaaaattatcaaatgtaTTCATATATTcataaagaattattagataaattGAGTgaacaatttattgaattagattttgaaaataatattggAATTACAGGTCATTCAATGGGTGGTATGGGTGCTTTAGTTGGGTTTTTAACTCAACctaaaaaatataaatcaattagtGCTTTTGCTCCAATTAGTAATCCAAGTATTGTTCAATGgggtgaaaaaaattttggtaATTATTTGGGGAATGATGATAAACAGAATTGGTATAAATATGATCCTACACatttaattaaacaatatactactactaatgaTTATCAaccatcaattttaattcatcaaggtttaaatgataatttttatgctgatcaattgaaaccagaaaattttgttaaaGCTGCTAAAGAAGCAAATTATAAAggtgaaattgatttaagaTTAGTTGATGGTTATGATCATCtgtattttttcattagttCCTTTGTTGAAGACCATGCTAAACATCATGCTAAATATTTAGGATtaacaaccaccaccaccacaactaAAAATGATTAA
- the PCD1 gene encoding 8-oxo-dGTP diphosphatase (Ortholog(s) have 8-oxo-7,8-dihydroguanosine triphosphate pyrophosphatase activity, role in DNA repair and peroxisome localization), whose protein sequence is MTKSTEATLINNLRHYIAQNYHHSSLSIWHKLPISRRSAVFILLFMGNLGELRVLLTKRSSKLRNFPGHVALPGGKADSGLESEWQVSRREMHEEIGLSDNDEDLKNLGISIEHLTQLPSYLSRTFSCVKPCVGFMHNLNGTDNDIASKLNIVLNPGESSSVFSCPLKDFLHPTIDIPALEALERTSYKVKWGGIPWDLRSYTFLQNNINEVEWLKNIKDLSASEEESELDLKLGDELDSRDKASVTPPNVTPTRSLSPAAAATTITNKKRDRHKKKDLSTWGRLGSRRDEDTNEKIYDVWGLTANILHDLAEIVYVGKGKGEDKDKINQQDNIGQEEMIYSLYEHGNLMKQKERNPEEVKLIHATHYDKDIGFDKILPESEFNRLNSIYKL, encoded by the coding sequence ATGACTAAATCAACGGAAGCaactttaattaataatttacgACATTATATTGCtcaaaattatcatcattcatcattatcaatatgGCATAAATTACCTATATCACGACGTTCAGCCGTTTTCATTCTATTATTTATGGGTAATTTAGGTGAATTACGAGTTTTATTAACGAAAAGATCATCTAAACTACGTAATTTCCCTGGTCATGTGGCATTACCTGGAGGTAAAGCTGATAGTGGATTAGAACTGGAATGGCAAGTTTCCCGACGAGAAATGCatgaagaaattggattaagtgataatgatgaagatttaaaaaatttaggaatatcaattgaacaTTTAACTCAATTACCAAGTTATTTATCAAGAACTTTTTCATGTGTTAAACCATGTGTTGGATTTATGCATAATTTGAATGGAActgataatgatattgcttcaaaattaaatattgttttgaatCCAGGTGAAAGTTCAAGTGTTTTTTCATGTCCTCTAAAAGATTTTTTACATCCTACTATTGATATCCCAGCTTTAGAAGCATTAGAAAGAACTTCTTATAAAGTAAAATGGGGTGGTATTCCTTGGGATTTACGTTCTTATACttttttacaaaataatattaatgaagTAGAATGgttaaaaaatattaaagaTTTACTGGCAtcagaagaagaatcagAATTAGATTTAAAATTGGGTGATGAATTAGATTCTCGTGATAAAGCAAGTGTAACTCCACCAAATGTTACTCCTACAAGATCTTTAAGTcctgctgctgctgcaaCAACTATTACCAATAAAAAACGTGACAGACATAAGAAAAAGGATTTATCAACTTGGGGTAGATTAGGTTCAAGAAGAGATGAAGATaccaatgaaaaaatttatgaTGTTTGGGGATTAACTGCTAATATATTACATGATTTAGCCGAAATTGTTTATGTTGGTAAAGGTAAAGGTgaagataaagataaaattAATCAGCAAGATAATATTGGACAAGAAGAAATGATATATCTGTTATATGAACATGGTaatttaatgaaacaaaaggaaagaaatCCTGAAGAAGTTAAATTAATTCATGCTACTCATTATGATAAAGATAttggatttgataaaattttaCCTGAAAGTGAATTTAATAGATTAAATagtatatataaattataa
- the PLB3 gene encoding lysophospholipase (GPI-anchored cell surface phospholipase B; possibly secreted; fungal-specific (no mammalian homolog); induced by Tbf1; fluconazole-induced; possible essential gene (UAU1 method); Spider and flow model biofilm induced), producing MELLNIIVVLFLSIYTNPIIAWSPTDSYAPGEIQCPSNSSLTRNADSLSPQEQEWLKGRSPIANENLISFLNSANMTDFDPESFINGLNRSIKIGLSFSGGGYRAMLNGAGQLAALDNRTRGGFESGLGGLLQASTYLVGLSGGNWMVGTIAYNNFTSVQHILDQDSIWDLSHSIMNPGGWNIKKTYNYYKNISDALDDKRNAGFDVSITDTWGRALSHQFFPGLDDGGDALTWSTLQDVDVFKNYEMPFPIVVADGRTPGTYVISGNSTVFEFNPFEMGSWDPAVYQFSQVKYLGTEVKDGKPSSNGKCIGGFDNAGFIMGTSSSLFNQFILQINTTSLSSTIKSLLTSILQDLSNDDNDIAVYKPNPFKDSDVAGSKSIASNDTLYLCDGGEDLQNIPLYPLLQEQRQVDVIFAYDNSADTNQYWPNGASMVASYQRQFGNQSNGTSFPYVPDVATFVNSNLTAKPTFFGCDAKNLTSLTTTQNKTSVYDIPLLVYTANRPFSYWSNTSTFQMKYETKERNAIIQNGFEVATRMNLTLDNEWKACVGCAIIRRQQERQGLEQSDQCKKCFEKYCWDGKLTTNADAININFTTEGTTNDTESMKVNSGVLTSVSWSLWAMMLAALSVFILG from the coding sequence atggaattattaaatatcaTAGTGGTATTGTTTCTATCAATTTATACTAATCCAATAATAGCTTGGTCCCCAACTGATTCTTATGCACCAGGAGAAATTCAATGTccttcaaattcatcattaacTAGAAATGCCGATTCACTTTCACCTCAAGAACAAGAATGGTTAAAAGGTAGAAGTCCAATTGCCaatgaaaatttaatttcatttttaaatagTGCTAATATGACAGATTTTGATCCAGaatcatttattaatgGATTAAATCGTTCGATTAAAATTGGTCTTTCATTTTCTGGTGGTGGATATCGTGCCATGTTGAATGGAGCTGGACAATTAGCCGCATTAGATAATAGAACTAGAGGTGGTTTTGAATCAGGATTAGGTGGGTTATTACAAGCATCGACTTATTTAGTTGGATTATCAGGAGGGAATTGGATGGTAGGTACCATTGcttataataattttactTCAGTACAACATATATTAGATCAAGATTCAATTTGGGATTTAAGTCATTCAATTATGAATCCTGGTGGTTggaatattaaaaaaacttataattattataaaaatatttctgATGCCTTAGATGATAAAAGAAATGCTGGATTTGATGTTTCAATTACTGATACTTGGGGTCGAGCTTTATctcatcaatttttccCTGGATTAGatgatggtggtgatgCATTAACTTGGTCAACATTACAAGATGTCgatgttttcaaaaattatgAAATGCCATTCccaattgttgttgctgatgGTAGAACTCCTGGGACTTATGTTATTAGTGGCAATTCTACTGTTTTCGAATTTAATCCATTTGAAATGGGATCATGGGATCCTGCAGTTTATCAATTTTCTCAAGTCAAATATCTTGGTACCGAAGTTAAAGATGGTAAACCATCACTGAATGGTAAATGTATTGGTGGGTTTGATAATGCGGGATTTATCATGGGgacttcttcttcattgtttaatcaattcattttacaaattaatactacatcattatcatcaacgATTAAATCACTTCTTACATCGATTTTACAAGATCTTtctaatgatgataatgatattgcTGTTTATAAGCCTAATCCATTTAAAGATAGTGATGTTGCTGGATCGAAATCCATTGCTTCTAATGATACTTTATATCTTTGTGATGGTGGTGAAGATCTTCAAAATATCCCTCTTTATCCATTATTACAAGAACAACGTCAAGTTGATGTTATTTTCGCTTATGATAATTCGGCTGATACAAACCAATATTGGCCTAATGGTGCCTCCATGGTAGCATCATACCAAAGACAATTTGGGAATCAAAGTAATGGTACTAGTTTCCCATATGTACCTGATGTGGCCACATTTGttaattctaatttaaCTGCCAAACCAacattttttggttgtgATGCCAAAAATTTAACttcattaacaacaactcaaaataaaactagTGTTTATGATATTCCACTTTTAGTTTATACTGCTAATCGTCCATTTTCTTATTGGTCCAATACTTCAACGTTCCAAATGAAATATGAAACTAAAGAACGTAATGCCATTATTCAAAATGGATTTGAAGTGGCAACAAGAATGAATTTAACTTTAGATAATGAATGGAAAGCTTGTGTTGGTTGTGCCATTATTAGAAGACAACAAGAAAGACAAGGTCTTGAACAAAGTGATCAATGTaaaaaatgttttgaaaaatattgttggGATGGTAAACTAACAACTAATGCTGATGCtatcaatattaattttaCTACTGAAGGTACTACTAATGATACCGAATCAATGAAAGTTAATAGTGGGGTGTTAACAAGTGTAAGTTGGTCATTATGGGCCATGATGTTAGCAGCTTTAAGTGTATTTATCCTTGGATAA
- a CDS encoding uncharacterized protein (Predicted membrane transporter, member of the aromatic acid:proton symporter (AAHS) family, major facilitator superfamily (MFS)), producing MTIQSSISSSNQSITPKTKLTNLELELELELEEEEGEEQPQEVQEINSTSFSSSITFGLYDESDGDKAYLAKSKLIAESIQSIGFGKYQIGLFFVAGFGWLSDNAWPVATSLILPRLNEINGVHPPPPSSSSSSSSSPNKGPYLMLAQNLGLLLGAAFWSISSDIIGRKWAFNLTFLITGIWAIIGGSSPNFIALCCFEAFWSFGVGGNLSVDSAIFLEALPSSYQWLLTVMSAWWAIGQIVVNLISWGLIANFSCPTIDNDVGSGSGSGNIICYKEDNKGWRYFLFTMGGLTLLMFFARFAFQIFESPRYYLARGDSIKTIETLEKIAKINGKTCPITIKDLQDIDELYDESELEKETETETDTTTTTTKKNNRLIKEKLKKYNLSHVRQCFTTSKKMTLSIILVVWLWGVIGLAFPLYNAFIPSYLESRGDANKPLTVHETYRNTLIISILGIPGSLIGGILVELKIGRKGTLFLSLILTGIFLFGSTTAKTSKANLAWNCMFSFMSTIMYGVLYAYTPEVFYSQIRGTAIGLAASFNRIMGVFAPIIAIYADLTTSAPIFVSGALFIFAGILSLCCPYEPRGKPSY from the coding sequence ATGACAATacaatcatcaatttcatcttcaaatcaatcaataacaccaaaaactaaattaacaaatcttgaacttgaacttgaacttgaacttgaagaagaggaaggGGAAGAACAACCACAAGAAGttcaagaaataaattcaacttctttttcttcttcaattacATTTGGATTATATGATGAATCAGATGGTGATAAAGCCTATTTAGCCAAATCTAAATTAATAGCtgaatcaattcaatcaataggttttggaaaatatcaaattggattattttttgttgctgGATTTGGTTGGTTAAGTGATAATGCTTGGCCTGTAGCTACAAGTTTAATATTACCTCgattaaatgaaattaatggaGTTcatccaccaccaccatcatcatcatcatcatcatcatcatcacccAACAAGGGACCATATTTGATGTTGGCACAAAATTTAGGATTATTATTGGGAGCAGCATTTTGGTCAATATCATCAGATATAATTGGACGGAAATGGGCATTTAATTTAACATTTTTAATCACTGGTATTTGGGCAATTATTGGTGGTTCAAGTCCAAATTTTATAGCcctttgttgttttgaagCCTTTTGGAGTTTTGGCGTTGGTGGGAATTTATCAGTAGATTCAGCTATATTTCTTGAAGCATTACCAAGTTCATATCAATGGTTATTAACGGTTATGTCAGCATGGTGGGCCATTGGACAAATTGTGGTTAATCTTATTTCATGGGGATTAAttgcaaatttttcatGTCCAACAATAGACAACGACGttggtagtggtagtggtagtggtaatATTATATGTTATAAGGAAGATAATAAAGGTTGGagatattttttatttactATGGGAGGATTAACGTTACTTATGTTTTTCGCAAGATTTgcttttcaaatatttgaatcaCCTCGATATTATCTTGCAAGAGGtgattcaattaaaactaTTGAAACATTGGAAAAAATCGCTAAAATTAATGGGAAAACTTGTCCTATAACTATTAAAGATTTAcaagatattgatgaattgtaTGATGAATCGgaattagaaaaagaaacagaaacagaaacagacaccaccactaccaccaccaaaaaaaataatagattgattaaagaaaaattgaaaaaatataatttatctCACGTTAGACAATGTTTTACAACATCGAAAAAAATgacattatcaataatattagtGGTTTGGTTATGGGGAGTTATAGGATTAGCATTCCCATTATATAATGCTTTTATACCAAGTTATTTAGAATCTCGAGGTGATGCCAATAAACCTTTAACCGTACATGAAACTTATCGAAACacattaataatatcaattttagGTATCCCTGGCTCATTGATTGGTGGAATATTAgttgaattaaaaataGGTCGCAAAGGaacattatttttatcattaatattaactgggatatttttatttggatCAACAACGGCGAAAACTTCAAAAGCAAATTTGGCTTGGAATTGTATGTTTTCATTCATGTCAACGATTATGTATGGAGTATTGTATGCTTATACACCAGAGGTTTTTTATTCACAAATTAGAGGTACGGCAATAGGGTTAGCCGCTTCATTTAATCGTATTATGGGAGTATTTGCTCCTATAATTGCCATATATGCTGATTTAACCACTTCAGCCCCCATATTTGTCTCAGGAgcattattcatttttgcCGGAATCTTGAGTTTATGTTGTCCATATGAACCAAGGGGTAAACCAAGTTATTAA